The DNA window ACCGAAGGAGGCTCGAAAGGAGCGTTCTTATGATCGCCGTCACCATCGCAGCCTGTGGTCCGTGTCCCATCACGTCGGAGATGAAAAGGCCGAGACAGGATTCTGAGACGGCCTGAAGGAAAAAGAAATCACCTCCGACGGTGAAAGTCGGCACATATCTGTAGTCGAACTCCACCCCGCAGATCTTCGGTATCTCCTGTGTCATCAGCGCCTGCTGTAGTTCCCGCGCCATAAAGAGCTCCGTCTCAAAGAGCAGGTTTCTCTCCTCCAGCCGTTTATTGGCTTCCACCAGCTCATCATGGAGCCTTTTGACGCGTAGCGAGGATCTCACCCTGGCGAGGATCTCCACCCGTTCGAAAGGCTTGGTTATAAAATCATCCGCCCCGTATTCCAGCGCCTTGGTTTTCTCCCTCCTTCCGCTCAGCGCCGTCACCATGACGATCGGAACGGCGATCGTTCTCGGATCCGACCTCAGCCTTCTGCAGACCTCATAACCGTCCATGCCGGGCATCATCACATCTAGGAGGAGAAGGTCGGGGGGATTCTCCAGCGCCATCTCCACGGCGTCTTCTCCGCAATATGCCTCCTCCACCTCATATCCCTGTGAGGTTAAAATCCGTTTGAGCAGCCTCACGTTTCTCGGATCATCGTCCACGACGAGTATCCTCGGGACACGCTCATTCATCTCCACCCTCAAGCGCTTTGGCTATAACCTTTGGCAGTTCTCTCGTATCTATGGGTTTGCTCACATAACCGTCACAGCCCGCCGAGAGTATCCGTTCCCTGTCACCTTTCATGGCATAGGCGGTCACAGCTATGATCGGTATATCGCCGAATTTATCCTTGATCTTTCTCACAAGCTCCAGCCCATCTATCCCCGGCAATTGTATGTCCATGAGTATCAGATCGGGCCGATTCCTCCTGACGGCCTCCAACGCCTCGGCGCCGTTTTGAGCCTCTATCACCTGGTATCCATGCGATCTAAGCAGTACCTTCAAAAGCCTCCGATTTCTCGCGTTATCCTCGACGATCAATATCTTTTTTTCCTCCATCCCCTTATCTCCTCGATGGCTTTCAAAAGCTCTTCCCTGACATTTTCACCTTTTCGAACTATCGATCTGACGTTGCCGGTGAGTTTTTCCCTCTCATCGGGTGAGAGATCCTTAGCGGTGCAGATAACAACCGGTATTCGGTTTAGAGCCGTCGATTCCCTCAGATTTCTCAGAACCTCGAAACCATCTATCCCCGGCATGATGAGGTCCAGGATGATCAGCCCCGGCTTTTCAGAGGAGAGCCTCTCAAGCGCCTCCCCGCCGCTGGTTGCCGGAATGACGACATATCCGGCCTCATCGAGTATCAAGCTTAGCAACCTCAGGTCTTCCTCCTGATCCTCCACGACCATAACCTTATCGGTTTGTAACTTCAATCCTTCCAGCAATTTTATGAGCTGATCTCTATCTATGGGTTTTACAAGATATCCGGCGGCACCCAGTGAGAAGCCGAGCTGATAATCATCGACGACCGATACGATTATCACCGGTATATCGGAGGTTTCGGGGTAGGACTTCAGCTCCTGAAGCAC is part of the Candidatus Poribacteria bacterium genome and encodes:
- a CDS encoding response regulator, which encodes MNERVPRILVVDDDPRNVRLLKRILTSQGYEVEEAYCGEDAVEMALENPPDLLLLDVMMPGMDGYEVCRRLRSDPRTIAVPIVMVTALSGRREKTKALEYGADDFITKPFERVEILARVRSSLRVKRLHDELVEANKRLEERNLLFETELFMARELQQALMTQEIPKICGVEFDYRYVPTFTVGGDFFFLQAVSESCLGLFISDVMGHGPQAAMVTAIIRTLLSSLLRYDPAPSKLLSQMNDRFAAVMPKSYSMMFASAAYIRLDARSGEMIFSNAGHPPPFLLRRSEGEIDMITTPNSIALGLAQESKYQDVTLQLRAGDGIFMYTDGLFETRDRSNEIFGLDRLRQILKEGLTMPSDRLLDFVLDKVMSFAGGKHMDDDLTALCLNYKFGAL
- a CDS encoding response regulator codes for the protein MEEKKILIVEDNARNRRLLKVLLRSHGYQVIEAQNGAEALEAVRRNRPDLILMDIQLPGIDGLELVRKIKDKFGDIPIIAVTAYAMKGDRERILSAGCDGYVSKPIDTRELPKVIAKALEGGDE